The sequence below is a genomic window from Deltaproteobacteria bacterium.
GCCTCGCGATTCCCATGGAAATATTGAAGATTGATGGCAAGAACGCCGAAGTTCAGGTTGGTGGCGTGCGCCAGAATGTACGCCTGGACGTGATTTCGGAACCGCCCGTCGTGGGTGATTACGTTATCGTGCACGCCGGGTTTGCCTTGACCCGGCTGGACCGCGACGAAGCCATCGCCACGCTGAAACTTTTCGAGGAAGGACTGAATCTTGAACTTGTTTGACGGTTTCAAGGATCCACAGCTGTGCCGCGCGGTTTTGGAACAAATCCACGCGGAATTGGATGGCGAGTTACGCTTCATGGAGGTTTGCGGCACGCATACGGTGTCCATCTTCCGCAGCGGAGTGCGCTCCCTCTTGTCGGACAAGATCGTGCATCTGTCCGGTCCTGGCTGCCCGGTCTGTGTCACCCACGATAGCGAGGTGGCGGCGTTTCTCGACCTGGCCGAAAAAAATGTCATCATCGCCACGTTCGGTGATCTGATGCGCGTTCCCGGTCCGGATAAGCGTACCCTGAAAATGGCCCAGGCCGCCGGGGCGCGGGTCAAGGTCGTCTATTCCCCTTTTGACGCGCTCAAGATCGCCCAGGACAATCCGGGG
It includes:
- a CDS encoding HypC/HybG/HupF family hydrogenase formation chaperone; the encoded protein is MCLAIPMEILKIDGKNAEVQVGGVRQNVRLDVISEPPVVGDYVIVHAGFALTRLDRDEAIATLKLFEEGLNLELV